A stretch of DNA from Nyctibius grandis isolate bNycGra1 chromosome 30, bNycGra1.pri, whole genome shotgun sequence:
ATCCCATGccgggctgctgctggcacccGCAGGGGCCTCGCCCCTGCCCGTGCCGCCTGCCCCACGGCCACCCTGCCCGCCCCCCAGTGACCCAGTGCCGGACGGAGGGCAGGACGCGGGGCCTGGGTGCCGTGCCGCGCCTGGCCCTGGACGTCATGGCCTGCGAGGTGCTCCGCGTCCTGCAGCTCACCGACACCGCCCTCGTGCCCATCAGCTACCTGGTGCCACGCAAGGTAacggggggggggctgcgggtggCACTGTGTCACGGGCGCCTGGTGCCATCTCATGGGTGTCACCTCAGCGGTGACAAAAGGCAGCCGGGTGCAGGGGGACCCCAGTCCCCAGCctggggggagcaggagaggagggaaaccTGGGTGCTGGAGGCTGAAACCTGGGTGCTGATGGGCGGTAATGGAGCAGgagggtgggtgctgggtgctagAGGCTGAAATCTGGGTGCTGATGGGGGTAGTGGAGGCTGGAAGGTGGGTGCTGGAGGCTGAAatctgggtgctgggtgctgatGGGGGATAACGGAGGCTGGGTTTGCTGGGTGCTGGATTTGGGAAGCTGGGTGCTGCGTGCAaggtgctgggtgctggagaGTGGATCCCGAAAGCTGGGTGCTACTTGCTGGGTGCTGTTGtgcagtgggtgctgggtgccagaTCCTGAATGCTGGGTGCTTaaagctgggtgctgggtgctgggtgctgcaagCCGTGAtgctgggagctgggtgctGTTTGGGAGGAGGGGTGTGCGAGGCAGCCCAGCGCCGGGCAGTGTCTGACACCTACAGGCTTCAGCACGCAGCTCGCGGGGACGGGGCTCTGCggctggaggggctgggtgCCAGGGGTGCCCGGGGGTGCCAGGGGGTGCCCGGGGGTGCCCCGGGCCAGGGTGgtgccagccagcagcaggacagggacTGTGGGGTTTTGGGGACACCCACCTCGCCCTGTCCCTTAGTCTGTCCAGGACTTCCACGAGGATCTGTTCCCCGACTGCGCCGGGACGCTGCCAGCCACCGGCGCCCAGGCCTGGTGGGCGGGGGACAGCCAGCAGGTCAGTGTCACCCAGGGCGGCGTCCTCGCCGGTGGCATCGCCAGGGGCTGCCACCGCCCCGTGCCCACCGCTCTGCCTGCTGGCAGGTGGGGAGGGTGAGCCTGCACCCCGCGCGGAGACCCACCGAGACCTTCACCTCCCCTGTCCTCGCCTGCACCCGCGGGCAGGCAGCCCACACCGGCCCCACCAACACCGACACCGACCGGAGCGTGAGCACGGGGCGCTGGGGAGCGTGCCGGGGGTGCTGAGGGGTCAGGGGGACCCCGCCGCCCCCGTcccggggagggctggggcaccGGCACCCCCTGCCCACCCGTCTCTCTCCCGTAGGAGGGCAGCGGCTACTCCTCGCCGGCCTCGCTGGCCTCGCCGGGCAGTGCCGCCACCTCCCTCTCGGCCAGCACGGGCCCCTCGAGCGGCTtcgccagcagccccagccaaAAGTCGCTGCAGGGCATTTTGGGTGAGCGGGCGGCGGGGTGGGCTCGGTGTCCCCCAGCTGGGGCCACGCCGAGGGGGGACCCGGGGCGCTCACCCGTCCCCCGCCTGCGCCAGGGCCCAGCTCCCGCTTCCGGCACGcgcagggcagggtgctgcaccgCGACACCCACCTCACCAACCTGCGGGGGCTCAGCCTCACCACGCCGGGCGAGTGCGACGGCTTCTGCGCCAACCACCAGCGCGTCGCCCTGCCCCTGCTCTCCGCCGGCGGACAGATCGCCGTCCTCGAGGTACCCCGGCGTGGCGCGGTGGCTGGCACAGCGCCGGCGGGTGCAGTGCGGGTGACCCCCAGCTCTCTCCCCCACAGCTTTCCAAGCCGGGCCGTCTCCCCGACGCGGCCGTGCCCACCATCCAGAACGGCGCGGCGGTGGCCGACCTCTCCTGGGACCCCTTCGACCCGCGGCGCCTCGCTGTTGGTACGTGTGTTGTCCCCGGGGGAGCGCGCCGGGCTAGTACCGGCCACGCCAGATCGCCACATTAACCACTGCCCACCCATTTTGGTGCCGTAGCGGGTGAGGACGCCAAGATCCGGCTGTGGCGGATCCCCGAGGGAGGGCTGCGGGAGACGCTGCGCGAGCCCGAAGCTGTCCTCCGAGGtgaggggcgggcggggaggcaCACCGAGCACCTCACGCTGGGGACAAGCCAGCCCGGCGCTGTCCCCATCAGGGACGACCACGCACCGCTCAAACCTTACCAGGTCACACGGAGAAGATCTACTCCATCCGCTTCCACCCCGTGGCATCCGATCTCCTGGTTTCCTCCTCCTACGACATGACGGTGAGGATCTGGGAGCTGGGCGCCGGGCGGGAAGCCTTGTGCCTACGGGGACACACCGATCAGGTAAGATATGACACATCTGGGGACATCCGAGGGGGTTGTTTGGCCAGGCAGGGGACACAATATCCCTCTCCCCAGATTTTCAGCCTGGCTTGGAGCCCTGATGGGAAGAAGCTGGCGACGGTGAGCAAAGATGGCTGGGTACGGCTCTACGAGCCCCGGCGCAGCCCTCAGCCCCAACAGGTACGATCACGGCGGTGGGGAtgggctggagagctgggggtgctgggaaCCCCCCCACGGGCACCCGCCCGCACCCCCAGCTCTCTCCGAAGAGGCAGGGTGACCTTCACCCCTCACAGGAGGGTCCAGGTCCCGAGGGGGGCCGCGGAGCACGCctggtttgggtttgtggtGGCGACTACCTCCTGGTGTCTGGCTTCGATAGGTAAAGAAGGGGGACACACGCCAGGGCAGGGGTCCCCAAGGGACACTGTGCGGCCCCCCCACACCTCCATTGTCACCTCCCCGCAGCCGCAGTGAGAGGAGGATCCTCCTGTACCGGGCACAGGCTCTGCCTGAGGGACCTTTGTCCATCCTTGGCCTTGATGTGGCCCCTTCCACCCTCCTGCCCTTCTACGATGAAGATACCAGCGTTGTCTTCCTCACCGGCAAGGTGAGGGTttgcccccccaaaaaaacttGGGGGGGATACCTGCCTACAGCACCCCGACAGTGCAGAGGGACCCTCCCTGCACCCCTTATCTCGCTCCATCCCCAGGGTGACACCAGAGTCTTCCTCTACGAGGTGACACCTGAGCCCCCCTATTTCCTCGAGTGCAACAGCTTCACCTCCAACGAACCCCACAAGGTAAAGGGGGGGCCCTGACAGGCCCCTGACCCCCCTGCCTGCGCTGCCAGACCCGCAGCAGGCCCCGCTCACGCCTCCACCCCATCAGGGCTTCGTCTTCCTGCCCAAAACGGTGTGTGAGGTGCGGGAGGTAGAATTCGCCCGGGCGCTGCGCCTCGGGCAGAGCACCCTCGAGCCGGTGGCTTTCCGCGTGCCACGCGTCAGGGTAAGCAGCGGGGGGCCTGGCTGTGGTTTGGGGGGGTATAGGAGGCAGAGGAGCCCACCTCAGCACCCCTCGCCCCCGCAGAAGGAGTATTTCCAGGACGATATCTACCCACCAACCCGCGTCCGGTGGGAGCCGGCCCTCGGCAGCAGCGCCTGGCTGGCGGGGGAGGACGGGCAGCAGCGCCGTGCCAGCCTGCGGCCAGCCGACATGACGCCAGGTGGGTGCAGAGGGGCAGGGCGAGGACCCAGGGCCcacggaggggaggggggggggtgtgtcAGCCGGGGGGCGaagccctcctgccccatggCGATGCCTCTCTCCCAGTGAGCGAGGCCCCCAAAGAGGCTCCGGCGCGGAAGTTCGTCCCTGCGTCTGTGTACCTGGAGGAGAAGTCTGACgagcagaagaaggaggaggtgggtgCCGGGGCACCCTGGGACCACCCTGCTGCGAGGCCTGGGCTGGGGGTGATGCCCTGGGCCGGGGGCGATGCCCAGGGCCCCACGGCTCTGCCctgcctccctgcagctcctgagcGCCATGGTGGCCCGGCTGGGCAACCGGGACGACCCACTGCCCCAGGACTCCTTCGAGGGGGTGGACGAGGAGGAGTGGGTAGGTGCCGGGGTGGGGTAGGGGAGGGAACCCCAGGGCCGGTCCTGCCTCGACGCGCCCCTCACTCCCACCGGGCCTCTCGCAGGACTAGGCCGGACCCCGGCACCTCCCCATCGCCAAGGAGGGCCGCGCCGGGGACCCTCAGGCCcgggaggaggaggcggaggaggcagcgcggcggggcccggcccgcctGAGGGCCAGGCCGGAGGCCGCACCCCGTACCAGGCCGCGCAGCGACGTTAGGCCCCGTGCCCGCCGCGGGCAGGTCCCGCTATTAAAGCCGCTGCACCAGCACCCGTCTCCTGCCGTGACTGCGGGCCGGGGGGGAAAACCGGGGACCGGGGACCGCGGGGGGACACACATGGGACCGGCACCGGTGGAGGCCGCGGCCTGGGCCTCGCCGCCCCCTGCGCATGCGCAGCGCCGCCAGTCAGCGGTgcggccgccagggggcgctgtggccggggagggaggggggtgggcgctctgccccgcgccgccgccgccgcctcggtGGTCGCTGCGACCTTCGCTCCTTGACCCCGTGACCGCCGGGGGCggaagcggcggcggggccatggtgagaggggagggggccgggacgggggggacacggcccggggcgggggggacaggTCCCGGGGAGGCGGAGGGTGCCGCTGGGCAGGGCCCGGGCGGGGGACAGGGCCCAGGGGGGTGCGAGGAGGCCGGTTCTGGGGGGAcagggccggggctgggccgggccgcggcgTGACAGGAGCCAGggaggggccgggcagggccccggggggacgggacggggccgggcagggctcgGGGAGAGGTGACAGGGCACAGGAGCCGGCTGGGGACGGGGCCCGGGGCGGCTGTGACAGCAGGGTGTCCCCGCAGGCCAAGTACCTGGCGCAGATCATCCTGGTGGGGGCCCAGGTGGTCGGACGGGCCTTCATGCGGGCGCTGCGCCAGGAGTTCGCAGGTAGGAGCCCAGCCTGgcctggggtgctgctgcctgcacagacCATGCCCGTGGTGCTGGGCACATCACCTCATCCCCACCCTGCCTGGGGCGCTGCTGCACCGCACATCCCCATCCCCTTCGTTCCCCGTCCCTTCGTTCCCCGTCCCTTCGTTCCCCGTCCCTTCGTTCCCCgtcccccttccttccccgtCCCTTCCTTCCCCGTCCCCTTCCTTCCCCGTCCCCTTCCTTCCCGTCCCCTTCCTTCCCCGTCCCCTTCCTTCCCCGTCCCCTTTCTTCCCCGTCCCCTTTCTTCCCCGTCCCCTTTCTTCCCCGTTCCCTTCCTTCCCCGTCCCCTTCCTTCCCCGTCCCCTTCCTTCCCCGTCCCCTTCCTTCCCCGTCCCCTTCCTTCCCCGTCCCCTTCCTTCCCCGTCCCCTTCCTTCCCCGTCCCTTCCTTCCCCGTCCCCTTCCTTCCCCGTCCCCTTCCTTCCCCGTCCCCTTCCTTCCCCGTCCCCTTCCTTCCCCGTCCCCTTCCTTCCCCGTCCCCTTCCTTCCCCgtccccttccttccctgtccccttccttccccatccccagggcacCCCGCTGCTCCGTATCCCCCAGGGTTGTGCCCAGAGGGGACACTTGCCAGGCTTGTCACAGGGTGACAGCCAGCACCCACATCCTGGCACAAACCTAATGGTGTTTGAGCTCACGCCGGACCCCCAGCAGCTGTCCCAGGCACCAGCTTGTACCTGGCACCGCTGCCAGGCTCCGAGACATCCCGGCAGCCCCAAAGGGCAGAGCAGGATGATCCCCTGGGACgcgccagccctgccctgcctgcctgcagcccggCTCACTGTGGGCACCACCAACAAATGGGTGCCCCCCCAGTTTCTGCcacctccccagggctggggacctCATCTGGGTGACCCCCgggggctggaggcagcacgaggagggcagaggggtggAACTGGGATGTGAGCGCCGTGGGCTTTGCTGCCTGGCCCCTGCCCGAGGGCTGGGGGTCCATGGGGGGGCCTCACGCCCTCGGTGTCCCCGGGCAGCGAGCCgagcagcagcagatgcacGAGGGCGCTCGGAGAGGCCCCAGTCCGCAGCTGCCTCCAGGATCATCGGCATCAGCCTCCAGGAAGCTCAGCAGATCCTCAACGTCTCAAACCTGAACCCGGAGGAGATCCAGAAGGTAGAGGCTGCCTTGGAGCTGAGGAGAGCCCAGCGTGGGGGTGATGACCGGTCCCCAGAGGGAGTGCGGGTGCTGTCCTGGGCCCAGTTAATCCCAGTTTGAGGTTTCCCTGCCGCAGCTGGAGGGGTGTGCCGGCAGTTCGCCAGCATTCACAGCCTGCTGGGCTCAGCCCAGTGGTGCTCCTTGGGGAAGGGGACATGGGCTCCCTGGAGGTGCCTGTCTGGGAGcgtggggagctgctgggggggtCAGGCAGAGCCAGCTGTGTCCCCACAATCACACCCATCACCTCTGGCACCGCTGCGGGGAGTGGGAGGCTGCCGGGGTTTGGGAttggggagggcagaggagaggaatCTGATGGGGAACTTCTCTGGGGCAGAACTACGAGCACTTGTTCAAGGTGAACGACAAGTCGGTGGGAGGCTCCTT
This window harbors:
- the CORO7 gene encoding coronin-7 isoform X1, giving the protein MNRFKASKFRHTEARLPRREAWIGGIRAGSAASCGNHVKASCRWVAFSAEAAGVLGVVPLECEDGGKRTVSQLCCHSDVVTDFDFSPFDQLLLATGSADETVKVWRLPESGQDMPSTAGLTLGPGGDPVDVLQFHPTADGVLASGAGKRVTVWDVGQQQPLTALDSHGDQLQSLAWKGDGRLLGTACKDKKLRIFDPRASSAASQSVPGHDHNKDCRLLWMGSSHCLISVGFSQMREREVKLWDTRQFGGAMLTVALDTSPGAAIPLYDADTGLLVLAGKGENLLYCFEAAAAQPALTQVTQCRTEGRTRGLGAVPRLALDVMACEVLRVLQLTDTALVPISYLVPRKSVQDFHEDLFPDCAGTLPATGAQAWWAGDSQQVGRVSLHPARRPTETFTSPVLACTRGQAAHTGPTNTDTDRSEGSGYSSPASLASPGSAATSLSASTGPSSGFASSPSQKSLQGILGPSSRFRHAQGRVLHRDTHLTNLRGLSLTTPGECDGFCANHQRVALPLLSAGGQIAVLELSKPGRLPDAAVPTIQNGAAVADLSWDPFDPRRLAVAGEDAKIRLWRIPEGGLRETLREPEAVLRGHTEKIYSIRFHPVASDLLVSSSYDMTVRIWELGAGREALCLRGHTDQIFSLAWSPDGKKLATVSKDGWVRLYEPRRSPQPQQEGPGPEGGRGARLVWVCGGDYLLVSGFDSRSERRILLYRAQALPEGPLSILGLDVAPSTLLPFYDEDTSVVFLTGKGDTRVFLYEVTPEPPYFLECNSFTSNEPHKGFVFLPKTVCEVREVEFARALRLGQSTLEPVAFRVPRVRKEYFQDDIYPPTRVRWEPALGSSAWLAGEDGQQRRASLRPADMTPVSEAPKEAPARKFVPASVYLEEKSDEQKKEELLSAMVARLGNRDDPLPQDSFEGVDEEEWD
- the CORO7 gene encoding coronin-7 isoform X2: MPGTQLLQPEFGTDQEPRDAAGESVPGHDHNKDCRLLWMGSSHCLISVGFSQMREREVKLWDTRQFGGAMLTVALDTSPGAAIPLYDADTGLLVLAGKGENLLYCFEAAAAQPALTQVTQCRTEGRTRGLGAVPRLALDVMACEVLRVLQLTDTALVPISYLVPRKSVQDFHEDLFPDCAGTLPATGAQAWWAGDSQQVGRVSLHPARRPTETFTSPVLACTRGQAAHTGPTNTDTDRSEGSGYSSPASLASPGSAATSLSASTGPSSGFASSPSQKSLQGILGPSSRFRHAQGRVLHRDTHLTNLRGLSLTTPGECDGFCANHQRVALPLLSAGGQIAVLELSKPGRLPDAAVPTIQNGAAVADLSWDPFDPRRLAVAGEDAKIRLWRIPEGGLRETLREPEAVLRGHTEKIYSIRFHPVASDLLVSSSYDMTVRIWELGAGREALCLRGHTDQIFSLAWSPDGKKLATVSKDGWVRLYEPRRSPQPQQEGPGPEGGRGARLVWVCGGDYLLVSGFDSRSERRILLYRAQALPEGPLSILGLDVAPSTLLPFYDEDTSVVFLTGKGDTRVFLYEVTPEPPYFLECNSFTSNEPHKGFVFLPKTVCEVREVEFARALRLGQSTLEPVAFRVPRVRKEYFQDDIYPPTRVRWEPALGSSAWLAGEDGQQRRASLRPADMTPVSEAPKEAPARKFVPASVYLEEKSDEQKKEELLSAMVARLGNRDDPLPQDSFEGVDEEEWD
- the PAM16 gene encoding mitochondrial import inner membrane translocase subunit TIM16; the protein is MAKYLAQIILVGAQVVGRAFMRALRQEFAASRAAADARGRSERPQSAAASRIIGISLQEAQQILNVSNLNPEEIQKNYEHLFKVNDKSVGGSFYLQSKVVRAKERLDEELRIQARDEKEKGWKAET